One genomic region from Mytilus trossulus isolate FHL-02 chromosome 9, PNRI_Mtr1.1.1.hap1, whole genome shotgun sequence encodes:
- the LOC134683454 gene encoding KH domain-containing protein 3-like isoform X2, whose translation MSDSSHIDFEAETSPIQNGDIDHLELNGEQTESVKRMTVDSTDPMSPYERIISEPVPLDSVMTQDIVEKRIIKQAPAERIVTRPVEYIRERPVEYVRERPVQYVRERPVQYVTKRPVEVVREQRVEVVPQQIQRVIRPAPTVRRVVQQPVERVMQTQQVRVIRRPAPVERVVQRVVEPAPVERVVQRVVEPAPVERYVQRVVEPAPVERYVQRVVEPAPVQRVITRSRPAERIVTAPVERVVTRARSVGRVVRSEERRYTTARPVESVITSSRPVETVVTRTRPAASIVTTPRSVETYVTRPAASSTIVRMSRERPGSARTVRSSIYSTRSSYGDVVF comes from the coding sequence ATGTCCGATAGCAGTCACATAGACTTTGAAGCTGAGACATCGCCAATACAAAACGGCGATATCGATCATTTGGAACTCAATGGTGAACAGACAGAATCGGTAAAGCGCATGACAGTCGATTCTACTGATCCAATGTCACCATACGAAAGAATTATTTCTGAACCAGTGCCATTAGATAGCGTCATGACACAAGACATTGTAGAAAAGAGAATAATCAAACAGGCACCGGCAGAGCGGATCGTTACACGACCGGTTGAGTATATTCGGGAAAGACCCGTTGAGTATGTTCGGGAAAGGCCTGTTCAGTATGTAAGGGAAAGACCTGTTCAGTATGTCACAAAAAGGCCCGTTGAAGTTGTGAGGGAACAACGAGTAGAAGTAGTTCCACAACAAATCCAAAGAGTTATCCGACCTGCACCGACCGTTAGAAGAGTGGTGCAACAACCAGTTGAGAGAGTCATGCAGACGCAACAAGTTCGAGTAATAAGAAGACCGGCACCAGTTGAACGAGTTGTTCAAAGAGTAGTCGAACCTGCACCAGTTGAACGAGTTGTTCAAAGAGTAGTCGAACCTGCACCAGTCGAGAGATATGTTCAAAGAGTAGTCGAACCTGCACCAGTCGAGAGATATGTTCAAAGAGTAGTCGAACCTGCACCAGTCCAAAGGGTTATCACAAGATCTAGACCAGCTGAGAGGATTGTTACTGCCCCAGTAGAAAGAGTTGTGACGCGGGCACGGTCCGTGGGCAGAGTAGTCCGATCTGAAGAGAgaagatataccacagcaagaCCTGTAGAATCCGTTATAACTTCATCAAGACCAGTAGAAACTGTTGTGACCAGAACGAGGCCAGCCGCATCAATCGTTACTACACCAAGATCTGTAGAGACATACGTAACCAGACCGGCGGCAAGCTCTACTATTGTCAGAATGTCACGAGAGAGACCGGGTTCCGCTAGAACTGTACGGTCTAGTATTTACTCGACTCGTTCATCATATGGCGATGTCGTTTTTTAg
- the LOC134683454 gene encoding uncharacterized protein LOC134683454 isoform X1 codes for MDNNVHYSTANGDTENSFYVDTGFAYFEKEVNGNMSDSSHIDFEAETSPIQNGDIDHLELNGEQTESVKRMTVDSTDPMSPYERIISEPVPLDSVMTQDIVEKRIIKQAPAERIVTRPVEYIRERPVEYVRERPVQYVRERPVQYVTKRPVEVVREQRVEVVPQQIQRVIRPAPTVRRVVQQPVERVMQTQQVRVIRRPAPVERVVQRVVEPAPVERVVQRVVEPAPVERYVQRVVEPAPVERYVQRVVEPAPVQRVITRSRPAERIVTAPVERVVTRARSVGRVVRSEERRYTTARPVESVITSSRPVETVVTRTRPAASIVTTPRSVETYVTRPAASSTIVRMSRERPGSARTVRSSIYSTRSSYGDVVF; via the exons ATGGATAATAACGTCCATTACAGCACTGCTAATG GCGACACAGAAAACAGTTTTTATGTAGATACAGgatttgcatattttgaaaaagaggtTAACGGTAACATGTCCGATAGCAGTCACATAGACTTTGAAGCTGAGACATCGCCAATACAAAACGGCGATATCGATCATTTGGAACTCAATGGTGAACAGACAGAATCGGTAAAGCGCATGACAGTCGATTCTACTGATCCAATGTCACCATACGAAAGAATTATTTCTGAACCAGTGCCATTAGATAGCGTCATGACACAAGACATTGTAGAAAAGAGAATAATCAAACAGGCACCGGCAGAGCGGATCGTTACACGACCGGTTGAGTATATTCGGGAAAGACCCGTTGAGTATGTTCGGGAAAGGCCTGTTCAGTATGTAAGGGAAAGACCTGTTCAGTATGTCACAAAAAGGCCCGTTGAAGTTGTGAGGGAACAACGAGTAGAAGTAGTTCCACAACAAATCCAAAGAGTTATCCGACCTGCACCGACCGTTAGAAGAGTGGTGCAACAACCAGTTGAGAGAGTCATGCAGACGCAACAAGTTCGAGTAATAAGAAGACCGGCACCAGTTGAACGAGTTGTTCAAAGAGTAGTCGAACCTGCACCAGTTGAACGAGTTGTTCAAAGAGTAGTCGAACCTGCACCAGTCGAGAGATATGTTCAAAGAGTAGTCGAACCTGCACCAGTCGAGAGATATGTTCAAAGAGTAGTCGAACCTGCACCAGTCCAAAGGGTTATCACAAGATCTAGACCAGCTGAGAGGATTGTTACTGCCCCAGTAGAAAGAGTTGTGACGCGGGCACGGTCCGTGGGCAGAGTAGTCCGATCTGAAGAGAgaagatataccacagcaagaCCTGTAGAATCCGTTATAACTTCATCAAGACCAGTAGAAACTGTTGTGACCAGAACGAGGCCAGCCGCATCAATCGTTACTACACCAAGATCTGTAGAGACATACGTAACCAGACCGGCGGCAAGCTCTACTATTGTCAGAATGTCACGAGAGAGACCGGGTTCCGCTAGAACTGTACGGTCTAGTATTTACTCGACTCGTTCATCATATGGCGATGTCGTTTTTTAg